One region of Gilliamella sp. ESL0405 genomic DNA includes:
- a CDS encoding helix-turn-helix transcriptional regulator yields the protein MNSKKDWHPADIIAALKKKGTTLSALSRQSGYTPSTLANALARPWTKGEMIIANALGVEAKRIWPSRYRKKIRVLRIKRCE from the coding sequence ATGAATAGCAAAAAAGACTGGCATCCTGCCGATATTATTGCAGCATTGAAAAAGAAAGGAACAACGCTATCTGCGTTATCTAGACAATCAGGCTACACGCCTTCAACACTAGCTAACGCACTTGCACGGCCATGGACAAAAGGTGAAATGATTATTGCTAATGCTTTAGGTGTAGAGGCTAAACGGATTTGGCCCTCTCGTTATAGAAAGAAAATTCGGGTATTGCGAATTAAAAGATGTGAATAG
- a CDS encoding outer membrane protein translates to MKKTLIALTAIACFSSFAHAQTSGFYVGGQLGSSILKASSLKDSYSYDDGYDYWSESYKIGSISDGKLAGSLNIGYNFKPAFDLPFRAELSFTLRGNLDDKKHKSYYDEDDDLYHTTQRTKARMNTLMLNGYYDIETGTSFTPFVGAGIGLAFAKLEHRYDERYEFDDEADYIQFSRSKTKFAWNVAAGVAYKVSDNLDIDFTARYVDAGKLTLKRSYDDFHFKASGKLSSVDLLAGIRYNF, encoded by the coding sequence ATGAAAAAAACACTCATCGCCTTAACGGCAATCGCTTGCTTCTCAAGTTTTGCTCATGCTCAAACATCTGGTTTTTATGTAGGTGGTCAATTAGGTTCAAGTATTTTAAAAGCTAGTAGCCTTAAAGATAGCTATAGCTATGATGATGGATATGACTACTGGAGCGAAAGTTATAAAATCGGTTCAATTAGTGATGGCAAACTCGCTGGCTCATTAAATATTGGTTATAACTTCAAGCCAGCTTTTGATCTTCCTTTCAGAGCAGAGTTATCATTTACTTTACGTGGTAACTTAGATGATAAAAAACATAAAAGTTATTATGATGAAGACGATGATTTATATCATACAACCCAAAGAACTAAAGCTCGCATGAATACTTTAATGCTTAATGGTTATTATGATATTGAAACAGGCACATCATTTACGCCATTTGTGGGAGCGGGTATTGGTCTTGCTTTTGCAAAATTAGAACATAGATATGATGAAAGATATGAATTTGATGATGAAGCAGATTACATACAATTCTCTAGATCAAAAACTAAATTTGCATGGAATGTTGCTGCTGGTGTTGCTTATAAAGTCTCAGATAATTTAGATATCGACTTCACTGCTCGTTATGTCGATGCGGGTAAACTTACTTTAAAACGTAGTTATGATGATTTTCATTTCAAAGCTAGTGGAAAGCTAAGTTCTGTTGATTTATTAGCGGGTATACGTTATAACTTCTAA
- a CDS encoding carbonic anhydrase produces MKYNAIIAMFMATSLSCAAAEHHPHWGYEGQEKPENWGKLSPEYSTCENGKNQSPINIDHVLKTEHSELKLTFEAGQQNIINNGHTIEIDVSGNNQLELDDEIFTLQQFHFHTPSENTIKGKYFPMAAHFVYKNQDDELAVIALMFNKGEANSELAKAWQQMPTESGNTAVLANAVDIKALFPKELSYYRFSGSLTTPPCTEGVRWIVLEQQSHASEEQIEKFHSIMHHNNNRPIQPLHGRIIVD; encoded by the coding sequence ATGAAATATAACGCAATTATCGCAATGTTTATGGCAACAAGCTTATCTTGCGCCGCAGCCGAACATCATCCTCACTGGGGGTATGAAGGGCAGGAAAAACCAGAAAACTGGGGAAAACTCTCACCGGAATATTCAACTTGTGAAAATGGTAAAAATCAATCGCCAATCAATATCGATCATGTTTTAAAAACAGAGCATAGCGAACTCAAACTTACTTTTGAAGCCGGCCAGCAAAATATCATTAATAACGGCCATACTATTGAGATCGATGTTTCCGGAAATAACCAATTAGAACTAGACGATGAAATTTTCACATTACAACAATTTCATTTCCATACGCCGAGTGAAAACACCATTAAAGGCAAATATTTTCCAATGGCAGCACACTTTGTTTATAAAAACCAAGATGATGAATTGGCAGTAATTGCATTAATGTTTAATAAAGGTGAAGCCAATTCAGAATTAGCAAAAGCATGGCAACAAATGCCGACAGAATCAGGAAATACAGCCGTTTTAGCCAACGCAGTTGATATTAAGGCGTTATTCCCAAAAGAATTAAGTTATTACCGTTTTAGCGGATCATTAACAACACCACCATGTACAGAAGGGGTAAGGTGGATCGTGTTAGAACAACAAAGCCATGCCTCAGAAGAACAAATCGAAAAATTCCATTCGATTATGCACCATAATAATAATCGCCCAATTCAGCCATTACATGGACGGATTATTGTTGATTAA